One Natator depressus isolate rNatDep1 chromosome 3, rNatDep2.hap1, whole genome shotgun sequence DNA segment encodes these proteins:
- the LOC141985480 gene encoding uncharacterized protein LOC141985480, with protein sequence MGLKTIWKNYKVLIVMGTSLGLIHWGWFNIKSNSIFQTKREDYAPEPGIVTYVMQHESQKKGK encoded by the coding sequence ATGGGCCTTAAAACCATCTGGAAGAACTACAAAGTTTTGATTGTTATGGGAACTAGCCTTGGGCTGATACACTGGGGGTGGTTTAACATCAAGTCCAATTCtattttccaaacaaaaagaGAGGACTATGCACCAGAACCTGGCATTGTGACATATGTGATGCAACATGAAAgtcaaaaaaaaggaaaataa